From Thermodesulfobacteriota bacterium, the proteins below share one genomic window:
- a CDS encoding peptidyl-prolyl cis-trans isomerase, whose translation MSDLPLVGGKPALASINGEPLFLEEFDRVLQGLHGDMADNTQKRAIPHPSELLERLINAKLVLQEAHNIGLDELPEIKAAEKSFAEQTLRGMLYGFQVRNIRTADPKEVEKRYREAVKEVKVSSLLFAGEAEAKRLAEEVKAGGKFELLAAKRIAAGEAKGSAKGEYLKFSSLTPDVAKVVARMKNGEVSPPIRIGNQYSLLKLEGVRYPKDNAARKQAENAALQAKKTAALEAYAKGLRKKYARIDRKVLDQVDYEAEGASFDKFRADQRVVATVKGEKPLTVAALTAAIEKKFFHGAERAAERKKINRRKEQVLEDILDRQVALKEAKIQKLERTEFFRVKAEENRNGLLFGAFVQKVIASDVKVTEEELKSYYMEHAADYAYPEMARIDSLAFTDRTHAENAIGKLRSGADLQWLRANADGQADPAKVKNLLDLKGQMLELSGLPAGVKEAVLGAQPGEYRLYTDPAAAHYVLVLRERVPSRPIPLESVKSGIEKKVYNEKTQRVLRDWEGKLRKASEVKIFATGKKLDRIVNPGAR comes from the coding sequence ATGTCGGACCTGCCTCTCGTCGGCGGAAAACCTGCGCTCGCCAGCATCAACGGCGAGCCGCTTTTCCTGGAAGAGTTCGACCGCGTCCTCCAGGGACTCCACGGCGACATGGCGGACAATACCCAAAAAAGGGCGATACCGCATCCTTCCGAGCTGCTGGAGCGGCTCATCAACGCCAAGCTGGTTCTCCAGGAGGCGCACAACATCGGGCTCGACGAGCTTCCGGAAATAAAGGCCGCCGAGAAATCGTTCGCGGAACAGACCCTTCGGGGGATGTTGTACGGGTTCCAGGTGCGCAACATCCGGACGGCCGATCCGAAGGAAGTGGAGAAGCGGTACAGGGAGGCGGTGAAAGAGGTGAAGGTGTCCTCCCTGCTCTTCGCGGGAGAAGCGGAGGCGAAGCGCCTGGCGGAAGAGGTAAAGGCCGGCGGGAAATTCGAATTGCTGGCAGCGAAAAGGATCGCAGCGGGGGAAGCGAAGGGGAGCGCCAAGGGGGAGTACCTGAAATTCAGTTCCCTGACCCCGGATGTCGCCAAGGTCGTCGCCCGCATGAAGAACGGGGAAGTGAGCCCCCCGATCCGGATCGGGAACCAGTACTCGCTGCTGAAGCTGGAGGGTGTCCGGTACCCGAAGGACAACGCGGCCAGGAAGCAGGCAGAAAATGCCGCGCTGCAGGCGAAAAAGACGGCCGCCCTGGAAGCGTACGCGAAGGGGCTTAGGAAAAAATATGCCCGGATCGACCGGAAGGTGTTGGACCAGGTCGACTATGAGGCGGAAGGGGCGTCGTTCGACAAGTTTCGCGCGGACCAGCGCGTCGTGGCGACGGTGAAGGGAGAAAAGCCGCTGACCGTGGCGGCCCTGACGGCTGCCATCGAGAAGAAGTTTTTCCACGGCGCGGAACGGGCTGCCGAAAGAAAGAAGATTAACCGAAGGAAGGAGCAGGTGCTCGAGGATATTCTGGACAGGCAGGTCGCGCTCAAGGAGGCGAAAATCCAGAAACTCGAGCGCACGGAATTTTTTCGGGTCAAGGCCGAGGAAAACAGGAACGGGCTCCTGTTCGGGGCATTCGTGCAGAAGGTGATCGCTTCCGACGTCAAGGTGACCGAGGAGGAGCTGAAATCCTATTACATGGAGCACGCGGCCGATTACGCGTATCCGGAAATGGCGCGGATCGACAGCCTGGCCTTCACCGACCGGACACACGCCGAGAACGCGATCGGAAAGCTGCGCTCCGGCGCAGACCTGCAATGGCTGCGAGCCAACGCCGACGGGCAGGCCGACCCGGCCAAGGTGAAAAACCTCCTCGACCTCAAAGGACAGATGCTGGAGCTTTCGGGCCTTCCCGCCGGAGTGAAGGAGGCTGTCCTCGGAGCGCAGCCCGGGGAGTACCGGTTGTACACCGACCCTGCCGCCGCCCACTATGTGCTTGTCCTCCGCGAACGGGTTCCGTCCCGGCCGATACCGCTCGAATCGGTGAAGAGCGGGATAGAGAAGAAGGTATACAACGAAAAGACCCAGCGGGTGCTGCGGGACTGGGAAGGGAAGCTTCGCAAGGCCTCGGAAGTGAAGATCTTCGCCACCGGGAAAAAACTGGACCGGATCGTCAATCCCGGCGCC